One window of Corynebacterium doosanense CAU 212 = DSM 45436 genomic DNA carries:
- the cynS gene encoding cyanase — protein sequence MADGNREALNKDLAGRIVDTARIRAGKTWAELAEAIDKPLVWTTAALLGKHPLTAEDASAIGKALDLDDDVVESLQLQPYRLADQELATDPTIYRFHEALGVYGPALKALIHEEFGDGIMSAINFKVDFDRREDPDGDRVVITLDGKFLDYRW from the coding sequence ATGGCGGACGGAAACCGCGAAGCTCTGAATAAGGATCTGGCCGGACGCATCGTCGATACGGCGCGCATTCGCGCCGGCAAGACCTGGGCGGAACTGGCCGAGGCCATCGACAAACCGCTGGTCTGGACGACGGCCGCGCTGCTCGGCAAGCACCCGCTGACCGCCGAGGACGCCTCCGCGATCGGTAAGGCGCTCGACCTCGATGACGATGTCGTTGAATCGCTGCAGCTTCAGCCCTACCGGCTTGCCGACCAGGAGCTCGCCACTGACCCGACGATCTACCGTTTCCACGAGGCGCTGGGCGTCTACGGGCCCGCGCTGAAGGCCCTCATCCATGAGGAGTTCGGGGACGGCATCATGTCGGCCATCAACTTCAAGGTCGACTTCGACCGCCGGGAAGATCCGGATGGCGACCGAGTGGTCATCACCCTCGACGGCAAGTTCCTCGACTACCGCTGGTAG
- a CDS encoding HigA family addiction module antitoxin: MTAPHAVADASPGEILLEEFMAPLGLSQNALGRALRVPPRRINEIVHGNRSITPDTALRLARYFGTSAQFWLGIQQNYDLATSQRALGELLDDISPHPGIAA; this comes from the coding sequence ATGACCGCACCGCACGCAGTAGCCGACGCATCACCCGGGGAGATCCTCCTGGAAGAGTTCATGGCGCCGCTGGGCCTCAGTCAGAACGCACTGGGCCGGGCGCTGCGTGTCCCGCCGCGCCGCATCAACGAGATCGTCCACGGCAATCGCTCCATCACCCCGGACACCGCCCTGCGCCTCGCGCGGTACTTCGGCACCTCCGCGCAGTTCTGGCTGGGCATCCAGCAGAACTACGACCTGGCCACGAGCCAGCGCGCCCTCGGGGAGCTTCTCGACGACATTTCCCCGCACCCCGGCATCGCCGCCTGA
- a CDS encoding CHY zinc finger protein — protein MTRQGVDLDPQGRCAHYRSPRDIALNRCGTCGDYFACHRCHDELTDHVFGRVDKRDPEAVECGICGHRMGYNEYSTAPGCAGCGHEFNPGCAAHAHLYWA, from the coding sequence ATGACCCGCCAGGGAGTCGACCTCGACCCGCAGGGCCGCTGTGCGCACTATCGCTCCCCACGGGACATTGCCCTCAACCGCTGCGGGACGTGCGGGGACTACTTCGCCTGTCACCGCTGCCACGACGAATTAACGGATCACGTGTTCGGGCGCGTCGATAAGCGGGACCCGGAGGCGGTGGAGTGTGGGATCTGTGGACACCGCATGGGCTACAACGAGTATTCGACCGCGCCGGGCTGTGCAGGGTGTGGGCACGAGTTCAATCCGGGATGCGCGGCGCACGCGCACCTTTACTGGGCCTGA
- the bioB gene encoding biotin synthase BioB, producing MTDILQRARRVLDTGQPLPPEELLEILHVPDEQLAELSRLAHEVRLRWCGDLVEVEGIISLKTGGCGEDCSFCSQSGLFKESPVRAVRLNIDEIVEGAKLSHKNGATEYCIVAAVRGPDDRLIDQVGDAIVAIQREVDINISASLGILTPEQAARLSDMGVRRYNHNLETAASHFPRIVSTHAWSERLDTLRLVREQGMEICSGGILGMGESLEQRVEFACQLAGLEPAEVPINFLDPRPGTPLADAEVMSRGDAMRAIAMFRLAMPATILRFAGGRELTLGDDGTEAGLLGGMNAIIAGNYLTTLGRPAETDLDMLDRLQLPLKVL from the coding sequence ATGACCGACATCCTCCAGCGCGCGCGACGCGTGCTCGACACCGGACAGCCTCTGCCGCCTGAGGAACTGCTGGAGATCCTGCACGTCCCGGACGAGCAGCTGGCGGAGCTCAGCCGCCTCGCCCACGAGGTCCGCCTGCGCTGGTGCGGCGACCTCGTCGAGGTCGAGGGCATCATCAGCCTGAAGACGGGCGGATGCGGCGAGGACTGCTCCTTCTGCTCCCAGTCGGGCCTGTTCAAAGAGTCCCCGGTGCGCGCGGTGCGCCTGAACATCGACGAGATCGTCGAGGGCGCGAAGCTCTCCCACAAGAACGGCGCCACCGAATACTGCATCGTCGCGGCGGTGCGCGGGCCCGATGATCGGCTCATCGACCAGGTCGGCGACGCCATCGTGGCCATCCAACGCGAGGTGGACATTAACATCTCCGCGTCCCTGGGCATCCTCACCCCGGAGCAGGCGGCACGCCTCAGCGATATGGGAGTCCGGCGCTACAACCACAACCTGGAGACGGCCGCGTCGCACTTTCCCCGGATCGTCTCCACCCACGCGTGGTCGGAGCGCCTCGACACCCTGCGGCTCGTGCGTGAGCAGGGCATGGAGATCTGCTCGGGAGGCATCCTCGGCATGGGGGAGTCCCTGGAGCAGCGGGTGGAGTTCGCCTGCCAGCTCGCCGGGCTTGAGCCCGCCGAAGTGCCCATCAACTTCCTCGATCCCCGCCCCGGTACCCCGCTCGCCGACGCCGAGGTGATGAGCCGCGGCGACGCCATGCGCGCGATCGCCATGTTCCGCCTGGCCATGCCCGCCACCATCCTGCGTTTCGCCGGCGGCCGGGAGCTCACGCTGGGTGACGACGGCACCGAAGCCGGTCTGCTCGGCGGGATGAACGCCATCATCGCGGGCAACTACCTCACCACGCTCGGCCGCCCCGCCGAGACCGACCTGGACATGCTTGATCGTCTGCAGCTCCCCCTGAAGGTGCTCTGA
- a CDS encoding ABC transporter permease produces the protein MKQSTPWHAVVLGLALLTAFLGVWQLAASSGWLSDIAPTPAGTFTRGAEILSDPFYRDGPASVGIFWHLLASLRRVLTGFLIALVIAIPLGFWLGTSTTLRRAVDPLVQILRPVSPLAWLPLGLALLRDAENTAVFVIVLSALWPMLLNTIQAVRDIQPTYLNLAATLGASRWQRLRFIMAPAALPGIITGMRLSLSTSWLVIVAAEMLVGGRGVGFFVWNMWNRLDVNAIVVAIILIGLTGLILDHLVASLQKVVRYD, from the coding sequence ATGAAGCAATCCACACCCTGGCACGCCGTCGTGCTCGGCCTCGCCCTGCTCACCGCTTTCCTGGGCGTATGGCAGCTGGCGGCGTCCTCCGGCTGGCTGTCCGACATCGCGCCGACACCGGCGGGCACCTTCACCCGCGGAGCGGAGATCCTCTCCGACCCCTTCTACCGCGACGGTCCCGCCTCGGTGGGCATCTTCTGGCACCTGCTCGCCAGCCTCCGGCGCGTGCTCACGGGCTTCCTGATTGCCCTGGTCATCGCCATCCCCCTGGGCTTCTGGCTGGGGACGTCCACCACGTTGCGACGCGCCGTCGACCCCCTCGTGCAGATCCTGCGCCCGGTCTCCCCACTGGCCTGGCTGCCCCTGGGGCTGGCGCTGCTGCGCGACGCGGAGAACACCGCCGTGTTTGTCATCGTGCTCTCGGCGCTGTGGCCCATGCTGCTCAACACCATCCAGGCCGTGCGCGACATCCAGCCGACCTACCTCAACCTCGCGGCCACGCTCGGCGCGAGCCGGTGGCAGCGCCTGCGCTTCATCATGGCCCCGGCCGCACTGCCCGGGATCATCACCGGCATGCGCCTGTCACTGTCGACGTCGTGGCTGGTCATCGTCGCCGCAGAGATGCTCGTCGGCGGGCGGGGCGTGGGGTTCTTCGTGTGGAACATGTGGAACCGCCTCGACGTCAACGCCATCGTGGTGGCCATCATCCTCATCGGCCTGACGGGCCTGATCCTCGACCACCTCGTCGCCTCGCTGCAGAAGGTTGTGCGTTATGACTAG
- a CDS encoding DUF1707 SHOCT-like domain-containing protein, protein MTDDSTYRAGDADRSEALDRLGTYFADGFLTVHEFDERSGRAAGAQTHGELASLFDDLPGLSASNRAEPPAHRMGSEVAAQEELDDVLARNRKVQAVDAVIWSVTMIAFFLGLFVFHWNFFWVVFPVAALASWGARAVFQLSDEEEELAEELTQKEKEERAERLRLAAEKRRELGQ, encoded by the coding sequence ATGACCGACGACAGCACGTACCGGGCCGGCGACGCAGACCGCAGCGAGGCCCTCGACCGCCTGGGCACCTATTTCGCCGACGGCTTCCTCACCGTGCATGAGTTCGACGAACGCTCCGGCCGCGCAGCCGGGGCCCAGACGCATGGAGAGCTGGCCTCGCTTTTCGACGACCTCCCCGGCCTCTCCGCCTCGAACCGGGCCGAACCGCCCGCCCACCGCATGGGCTCAGAGGTGGCGGCCCAAGAGGAGCTCGACGATGTCCTCGCACGCAACCGGAAGGTCCAGGCCGTGGACGCGGTCATCTGGTCGGTGACCATGATCGCGTTTTTCCTCGGCCTCTTCGTGTTCCACTGGAACTTCTTCTGGGTGGTCTTCCCGGTCGCGGCTCTCGCCTCGTGGGGAGCCCGCGCGGTCTTCCAGCTCAGTGACGAGGAGGAGGAGCTGGCGGAGGAGCTCACACAGAAGGAGAAGGAGGAGCGGGCTGAACGCCTCAGGCTCGCGGCCGAGAAGCGCCGCGAGCTGGGGCAGTAG
- a CDS encoding M20/M25/M40 family metallo-hydrolase, with amino-acid sequence MTLYDDTLSLLQALIRNACVNDFVPDSGHEYRNADTLAEFFAGTDVKVERFEPHPGRVSIAFTVEGTDPTAEPLTLLGHTDVVPVDAAKWTVDPFGAEIIDGKIYGRGSVDMLFITATMAAVTRDIARRDRPRGTLTFAGLADEEARGGFGAKWIVENRPDAFSWKNCLSETGGSHLPVADGSDAVVVNVGEKGGAQRRLSIIGDAGHASTPYGKDFAVVKIAEVARRIAAIEPPVLGDDVWTGFVESFRFDPATQAALIDGSGDYAQFGSLAAYAHALSHTTFSQTVLHAGSAINVLPSHAYLEMDIRPTPGATQDGIDDLLRAALGDLASEVIIERLISEPATVSPAEGPLWDAIVDTYAELVPDAAVVPVSATGGSDLRFGRRLGGVGYGFALHARERDMASANRELHSHDEALHLEDLRLTVEAYERLVNRFVGQAQ; translated from the coding sequence ATGACGCTCTACGACGACACCCTCTCCCTGCTCCAGGCACTGATCCGCAACGCCTGCGTCAACGACTTCGTGCCGGACTCCGGCCACGAGTACCGCAACGCGGACACGCTGGCGGAGTTCTTCGCAGGGACCGACGTCAAGGTCGAGCGCTTCGAGCCGCACCCGGGCCGGGTCTCCATCGCCTTCACCGTCGAGGGCACGGATCCGACCGCCGAGCCGCTGACGCTGCTGGGGCACACCGACGTCGTCCCCGTGGACGCGGCCAAATGGACCGTGGACCCCTTCGGTGCGGAGATCATCGACGGCAAGATCTACGGCCGCGGATCGGTGGACATGCTGTTCATCACCGCGACCATGGCCGCCGTGACCAGGGACATCGCCCGTCGTGACCGGCCCCGGGGCACGCTGACCTTTGCCGGCCTTGCCGACGAGGAGGCCCGCGGCGGCTTCGGTGCCAAGTGGATCGTGGAGAACCGCCCCGACGCCTTCAGCTGGAAGAACTGCCTCTCCGAGACGGGCGGCTCGCACCTGCCCGTCGCGGACGGCTCCGACGCGGTCGTGGTCAACGTCGGCGAGAAGGGCGGGGCGCAGCGCCGGCTGAGCATCATCGGCGACGCGGGCCACGCCTCCACGCCCTACGGCAAGGACTTCGCGGTGGTGAAGATCGCCGAGGTCGCGCGGCGCATCGCCGCAATCGAGCCGCCGGTGCTTGGCGACGACGTGTGGACCGGATTCGTCGAGTCCTTCCGCTTCGACCCCGCCACCCAGGCCGCACTCATCGACGGCTCGGGTGACTACGCCCAGTTCGGCAGCCTCGCCGCCTACGCCCACGCCCTGTCCCACACCACGTTCTCCCAGACCGTGCTCCATGCCGGCAGCGCCATCAACGTCCTGCCCTCACACGCCTACCTGGAGATGGACATCCGCCCGACCCCAGGTGCGACGCAGGACGGGATCGACGACCTGCTGCGCGCCGCGCTCGGCGACCTCGCCTCCGAGGTGATCATCGAGCGGCTCATCTCCGAACCCGCCACCGTCTCCCCGGCGGAGGGCCCGCTGTGGGACGCCATCGTGGACACCTACGCCGAGCTCGTGCCCGACGCGGCCGTCGTCCCCGTCTCGGCCACCGGTGGCTCCGACCTGCGCTTCGGGCGTCGCCTCGGCGGGGTCGGCTACGGTTTTGCGCTGCACGCCCGGGAACGGGACATGGCCAGCGCGAACCGGGAGCTGCACTCACACGACGAGGCCCTGCACCTCGAGGACCTCCGCCTGACGGTCGAGGCCTACGAGCGGCTGGTGAACAGGTTCGTGGGTCAGGCCCAGTAA
- a CDS encoding OsmC family protein, translated as MSDLTPNHNAGEPIEPIDNQALTDLAQKNIDNPEGGNKKIRTHTEADGYFRNNTEVRGHVIKVGEPKPLLGDDSAPNPTEVAQAALAACIAVGIQAIAQNRGVELTKLDIDIESDIDVSPTWGVGDLGEHKRPGVSNVNVKIDLEGDADRETLDQIQKDAVEWSPVVNTYTRPATLTSELV; from the coding sequence ATGTCTGACCTCACCCCGAACCACAACGCCGGCGAGCCCATCGAGCCGATCGACAACCAGGCCCTCACCGACCTGGCGCAGAAGAACATCGACAACCCGGAGGGCGGCAACAAGAAGATCCGCACCCACACCGAGGCCGACGGCTACTTCCGCAACAACACCGAGGTGCGCGGCCACGTGATCAAGGTCGGCGAGCCCAAGCCGCTGCTCGGCGACGACTCCGCCCCCAACCCCACCGAGGTCGCCCAGGCCGCACTCGCAGCCTGCATCGCCGTGGGCATCCAGGCCATCGCCCAGAACCGTGGCGTTGAGCTCACCAAGCTCGACATCGACATCGAGTCCGACATCGACGTTTCCCCGACCTGGGGCGTCGGCGACCTCGGCGAGCACAAGCGCCCGGGCGTGTCCAACGTCAACGTGAAGATCGACCTCGAGGGCGACGCCGACCGCGAGACCCTAGACCAGATCCAGAAGGACGCCGTCGAGTGGTCCCCGGTGGTCAACACCTACACCCGCCCGGCCACCCTCACGTCGGAGCTGGTCTAA
- a CDS encoding acyl-CoA dehydrogenase family protein has protein sequence MVLDSALREQVAENAKACDKGEKPGRYILPALGEAGLIDTDYATSADTLRELAAEDLSVGFTTWAARMTFEYLKRADTDYSRSLAERIAAGTNPGVTAMAGAFKEAAGVGELDLTAEKDGEGYVVNGKIGWASNLYDDAIVVTGAKTAEGEKFLFAFEAGHEGVEFGQPFGLLGLNATESAWISFDNVRISAEQVLTRDFDTFMKGVRPVFVVMQVAECLGVAEASAEAASQKLDGMKATFADDVEQVRADIESVRARQSATITSITAGDAVDPESLLVLRLDAANAAVKAANIEVRVAGGAGYASSSPASRRYREASFLPVQSPSEAQLRYELERVREGK, from the coding sequence ATGGTTCTCGACTCCGCACTGAGAGAGCAGGTCGCCGAGAACGCAAAAGCCTGCGACAAGGGGGAGAAGCCCGGCCGGTACATCCTCCCCGCCCTCGGCGAGGCAGGGCTCATCGACACCGACTACGCCACCTCTGCCGACACGCTGCGCGAGCTTGCCGCTGAGGACCTCTCCGTGGGATTCACCACCTGGGCCGCGCGCATGACTTTCGAGTACCTCAAGCGCGCCGACACGGACTACTCCCGCTCCCTCGCCGAGCGCATCGCCGCCGGCACCAACCCCGGTGTCACCGCCATGGCCGGTGCCTTCAAGGAGGCCGCGGGCGTGGGCGAGCTCGACCTCACCGCCGAGAAGGACGGCGAGGGTTACGTGGTCAACGGCAAGATCGGCTGGGCCTCGAACCTCTATGACGACGCCATCGTGGTCACCGGCGCCAAGACCGCCGAAGGCGAGAAGTTCCTCTTCGCCTTCGAGGCAGGCCACGAGGGTGTCGAGTTCGGCCAGCCCTTCGGCCTGCTCGGCCTCAACGCCACCGAGTCCGCCTGGATCTCCTTCGACAACGTGCGTATCTCGGCGGAGCAGGTTCTTACCAGGGACTTCGACACCTTCATGAAGGGCGTTCGCCCCGTCTTCGTGGTCATGCAGGTCGCCGAGTGCCTCGGCGTGGCCGAAGCCTCCGCCGAGGCCGCGAGCCAGAAGCTCGACGGCATGAAGGCCACGTTCGCCGACGACGTTGAGCAGGTCAGGGCCGACATCGAGTCCGTGCGCGCGCGGCAGTCCGCCACCATCACCTCGATCACCGCGGGCGATGCCGTCGACCCGGAGTCGCTGCTGGTGCTGCGTCTCGACGCCGCCAACGCCGCCGTCAAGGCCGCCAACATCGAGGTGCGTGTCGCCGGCGGTGCGGGTTACGCCAGCTCCTCCCCGGCATCGCGCCGCTACCGCGAGGCGTCCTTCCTTCCGGTGCAGTCGCCCTCCGAGGCGCAGCTGCGTTACGAGCTCGAGCGGGTGCGCGAGGGCAAGTAG
- a CDS encoding ABC transporter substrate-binding protein, which yields MSHVNLHMSRRQLLRAALLVGGATVAGSTAVSCAPASRPAAGDQVTIGFVPIACSAPLLAAQGRDLFARHGVKVQLRKYSGWADLWTAYATGELDVAHMLSPMPIAADSGVTDAARPTELAFTQNTNGQALTLASAHHPHVQSVNDLRGMVLGIPFEYSVHALLLRDYLIAGGLDPVSDLELRLLRPADMVAQLSVEAIDGFIGPEPFLQRALKTGSGRIFELTRNMWDGHPCCSVAMAKDFRTRNPEQANAITAALAEGAAFVDNPEHISEAAPLLAQEKFLNQKPELIAPALAGTYLSWDDREITDPDYLSFGDKTSATAITWMAAQIARFGLGGETLRWEDASIRDAARSVLPADADTSLAPVTINGRSFDPNRPTLEDAS from the coding sequence ATGTCCCACGTCAACCTGCACATGAGCAGAAGGCAGCTTTTGCGTGCCGCCCTGCTCGTCGGCGGCGCCACCGTGGCCGGTTCCACAGCGGTGTCCTGCGCCCCCGCGTCCCGGCCGGCGGCCGGCGATCAGGTCACCATCGGCTTCGTCCCGATCGCCTGCTCCGCCCCCCTGCTCGCGGCCCAGGGCCGCGACCTCTTCGCCCGACACGGCGTGAAGGTCCAGCTGCGCAAGTACTCCGGGTGGGCCGACCTGTGGACGGCGTACGCCACCGGTGAGCTCGACGTCGCCCACATGCTCTCGCCGATGCCCATTGCGGCGGACTCCGGGGTCACCGACGCCGCCCGCCCCACCGAGCTGGCCTTCACCCAGAACACCAACGGCCAGGCCCTGACCCTGGCCTCCGCGCACCACCCGCACGTGCAGTCCGTCAACGATCTGCGCGGCATGGTGCTGGGCATCCCCTTCGAGTACTCCGTGCACGCGCTGCTGCTGCGCGACTATCTCATCGCCGGCGGACTCGACCCGGTCAGCGACCTGGAGCTGCGCCTTCTCCGCCCCGCGGACATGGTCGCCCAGCTCTCGGTGGAGGCCATCGACGGCTTCATCGGCCCGGAGCCCTTCCTCCAGCGCGCGCTGAAGACCGGCTCAGGGCGCATCTTCGAGCTGACCAGAAACATGTGGGACGGCCACCCCTGTTGCTCGGTGGCCATGGCCAAGGACTTCCGCACCCGGAACCCGGAGCAGGCGAACGCCATCACCGCGGCGCTCGCCGAGGGCGCCGCCTTCGTGGACAACCCGGAACATATCAGCGAGGCCGCCCCGCTGCTGGCCCAGGAGAAGTTCCTCAACCAGAAGCCCGAGCTCATCGCCCCGGCTCTGGCCGGGACGTACCTCTCATGGGACGACCGGGAGATCACCGATCCGGACTACCTCAGCTTCGGTGACAAAACCTCGGCCACTGCCATCACGTGGATGGCCGCCCAGATCGCCCGGTTCGGACTCGGTGGGGAGACGTTGAGGTGGGAGGATGCGTCGATACGCGACGCCGCCCGCAGCGTGCTCCCCGCCGACGCCGACACCTCCCTGGCCCCGGTCACCATCAACGGCCGCTCCTTCGACCCGAACCGACCGACCCTCGAGGACGCCTCATGA
- a CDS encoding SDR family oxidoreductase → MTRSVFISGSARGIGRAAALTLAERGWIVGVYDLLEEFEWAADLVTSGKIRTGLLDVTDPESWEAALADFTAHTGGTLDVLVNNAGILYGGAFMDEGAYARDGALVDVNLKGTLNGCRAAHPYLAATTSAKVVNVCSAAAIYGTPDMAVYSATKFGVRGITEALDLEWEQDDIAVRSVWPLYAKTAMLDGVETSGTKRMGVSLTPEDVAVAVADVVEAPRRTPAQVHYPVGRKTKLMYAGSHFSPAWLTRFINAKLTSGYKVSL, encoded by the coding sequence ATGACACGCTCAGTTTTCATCTCAGGTTCCGCCCGCGGCATCGGCCGCGCCGCCGCCCTCACCCTCGCCGAACGCGGATGGATCGTGGGCGTCTACGACCTCCTCGAGGAGTTTGAGTGGGCCGCCGACCTGGTCACGTCCGGCAAGATCCGCACCGGGCTACTCGACGTCACCGACCCCGAGTCGTGGGAAGCCGCCCTCGCCGACTTCACCGCCCACACCGGCGGCACGCTGGACGTTCTGGTCAACAACGCCGGCATCCTCTACGGAGGCGCCTTCATGGACGAGGGCGCCTACGCCCGCGACGGCGCGCTCGTCGACGTCAACCTCAAGGGAACCCTCAACGGCTGCCGGGCCGCGCACCCCTACCTGGCCGCCACCACGTCCGCCAAGGTGGTCAACGTGTGTTCGGCCGCCGCCATCTACGGCACCCCGGACATGGCCGTGTACTCCGCCACCAAGTTCGGCGTGCGCGGGATCACCGAGGCGCTCGACCTGGAGTGGGAGCAGGACGACATCGCGGTGCGCTCCGTCTGGCCGCTCTACGCCAAGACAGCGATGCTCGACGGGGTGGAGACCAGCGGCACTAAGCGGATGGGCGTGAGCCTGACCCCGGAAGACGTCGCCGTCGCCGTGGCCGACGTGGTCGAGGCCCCGCGCAGGACCCCGGCCCAGGTCCACTACCCGGTCGGGCGCAAGACCAAGCTAATGTACGCGGGTTCGCACTTCTCCCCCGCCTGGCTCACGCGGTTCATCAACGCCAAGCTCACCTCCGGCTATAAGGTTAGCCTGTAG
- a CDS encoding succinic semialdehyde dehydrogenase: MSHITVTAPASGEIISEVPIFTTDQVTDAFDRSRRAQKKWAASPVSERREILLRYHDLVLERQDELLDVIQKESGKSRISAHEEILDNAITARHYANRAAALLRPKRAKATLPVLTTTHVEHAPIGAVGMISPWNYPLVLAISDAIAAIMAGNTVVLKPDSNTPLTALKAAELLTEAGLPDDVFQVTPGPGSQVGQAIAEQCDFLMFTGSTATGRKLAAIAGERLIGFSAELGGKNPLIVAPDADIARAARGAIRACFSNSGQLCISIERIYVHRDVADQFTREFVDNVKAMRVGPGNDWALDMGSLISAEHHETVSEFVEDAKAQGARVLTGGESLGGNFYAPTVLTDVPPTARVYREEVFGPVVYIQVVDSLDEAVEQANDTDYGLNASIWATPSTGRALASRIEAGTVNVNDGYMAAWASMHAPMGGWKTSGVGRRHSDHGLLKFTEARTVAVQRFMPPTGPEWMDRKQFAGLAAGAFKVAKRILP; this comes from the coding sequence ATGTCACACATCACAGTCACCGCACCCGCTTCCGGAGAAATTATTTCCGAGGTCCCGATTTTCACCACCGACCAGGTCACCGACGCCTTCGACCGCTCCCGCCGCGCACAGAAAAAGTGGGCCGCCTCGCCGGTCAGCGAGCGCCGGGAAATCCTCCTGCGCTACCACGACCTCGTGCTTGAGCGTCAGGACGAGCTTCTCGACGTCATCCAGAAGGAGTCCGGCAAGAGCCGCATCAGCGCCCACGAGGAGATCCTCGACAACGCCATCACCGCCCGCCACTACGCCAACCGCGCCGCCGCCCTGCTGCGTCCCAAGCGCGCGAAGGCCACCCTTCCGGTCCTGACCACCACCCATGTCGAGCACGCCCCGATCGGTGCCGTCGGCATGATCTCCCCCTGGAACTACCCCCTCGTGCTGGCCATCTCCGACGCGATCGCCGCGATCATGGCCGGCAACACCGTCGTGCTCAAGCCCGACTCCAACACCCCGCTCACCGCACTGAAGGCCGCCGAGCTGCTCACGGAGGCCGGGCTTCCCGACGACGTCTTCCAGGTCACCCCCGGCCCGGGCAGCCAGGTCGGCCAGGCCATCGCCGAGCAGTGCGACTTCCTCATGTTCACCGGCTCCACCGCCACCGGCCGCAAGCTCGCCGCCATCGCCGGCGAACGCCTCATCGGCTTCTCCGCCGAACTCGGCGGCAAGAACCCGCTCATCGTCGCCCCCGACGCCGACATCGCCCGCGCGGCCCGGGGCGCGATCCGGGCATGTTTCTCCAACTCCGGTCAGCTGTGCATCTCCATCGAGCGCATCTACGTGCACCGCGACGTCGCCGATCAGTTCACGCGCGAATTCGTGGACAACGTCAAGGCCATGCGGGTCGGTCCCGGAAACGACTGGGCGCTGGACATGGGCTCGCTCATCTCCGCCGAGCACCACGAGACCGTCTCGGAGTTCGTCGAGGACGCCAAGGCCCAGGGTGCGCGGGTGCTCACCGGCGGCGAGTCCCTCGGCGGCAACTTCTACGCCCCGACGGTGCTGACCGACGTCCCCCCGACCGCCCGCGTCTACCGCGAGGAGGTCTTCGGACCCGTCGTCTACATCCAGGTCGTCGACTCCCTCGACGAGGCCGTCGAGCAAGCCAACGACACCGACTACGGCCTCAACGCCTCCATCTGGGCCACCCCCTCCACCGGCCGCGCCCTGGCGAGCCGCATCGAGGCGGGAACGGTCAACGTCAACGACGGTTACATGGCCGCGTGGGCCTCGATGCACGCCCCGATGGGCGGCTGGAAGACCTCCGGCGTCGGCCGCCGGCACAGCGACCACGGCCTGCTGAAGTTCACCGAGGCCCGCACCGTCGCCGTGCAGCGGTTCATGCCGCCGACCGGCCCGGAGTGGATGGACCGCAAGCAGTTCGCCGGTCTCGCCGCGGGTGCCTTCAAGGTGGCCAAGCGGATCCTGCCCTAG
- a CDS encoding ABC transporter ATP-binding protein produces MTSPIQLTDVTKSYGGNRIIAETSLTVREGEFVTLLGPSGSGKSTILNLIGGLATPTTGSVEALGTPVTAPGPERGMVFQNHALLPWLTARGNIDFGLRSARPDLSAAEREARTTQYLDSVGLSHAADRRPARLSGGMQQRVGLARAFAVDPEILLLDEPFGALDALTRRQLQNLLLEVWEASRRTVVMVTHDVDEAILLSDRILVMSPGPDATIIEDLSVDIPRPRVGAAGASDPGVEKRTSELRRHLLGLLEH; encoded by the coding sequence ATGACTAGTCCCATCCAGCTCACCGACGTGACCAAGTCCTATGGCGGTAACCGCATCATCGCGGAGACCTCGCTGACCGTGCGCGAGGGCGAGTTCGTCACCCTGCTCGGCCCCTCGGGTTCGGGAAAGTCGACCATCCTCAACCTGATCGGCGGCCTGGCCACGCCCACCACGGGCAGCGTCGAGGCCCTGGGCACGCCGGTCACCGCCCCCGGCCCCGAGCGCGGCATGGTGTTCCAGAACCACGCGCTGCTGCCGTGGCTGACCGCCCGCGGCAACATCGACTTCGGCCTGCGCTCCGCCCGACCCGACCTCAGTGCCGCCGAGCGTGAGGCCCGGACCACGCAGTATCTGGACAGCGTCGGCCTCTCCCACGCCGCAGACCGCCGCCCCGCGCGCCTGTCCGGCGGCATGCAGCAGCGCGTCGGCCTCGCCCGCGCCTTCGCCGTCGACCCGGAGATCCTGCTTCTCGACGAACCCTTCGGCGCCCTCGACGCCCTGACCCGCCGCCAGCTGCAGAATCTGCTGCTCGAGGTCTGGGAGGCCAGCCGCCGCACGGTGGTCATGGTCACCCACGACGTCGACGAGGCGATCCTGCTCTCCGACCGGATCCTGGTCATGTCGCCGGGCCCGGACGCCACCATCATCGAGGACCTCAGTGTCGACATCCCGCGGCCCCGGGTCGGTGCGGCGGGTGCGTCGGACCCGGGCGTCGAGAAGCGAACCTCCGAACTGCGCCGGCACCTGCTGGGGCTGCTCGAGCACTGA